One segment of Deltaproteobacteria bacterium DNA contains the following:
- a CDS encoding GNAT family N-acetyltransferase has protein sequence MVATTIENFIIREAEPDDAALILTFVRELAEYEHLSHEVVATEGLLRENLFGERRTAEVLIGEYGGDPVAFALFFHNFSTFLGRPGIYLEDLFVKPAYRGKGLGKCLLAYLGHLAIKRGCGRLEWWVLDWNTPAIDFYKSLKAVPMDAWTVFRIAGESLNELSRTFSSPE, from the coding sequence GTGGTAGCGACAACGATCGAGAATTTTATCATTCGCGAGGCAGAACCAGACGATGCGGCGCTGATTTTAACCTTTGTCCGTGAGCTGGCGGAATATGAACACCTGTCACACGAAGTGGTGGCCACGGAAGGCTTGCTTAGAGAAAATCTTTTCGGAGAACGGCGCACAGCGGAGGTGCTGATAGGAGAATACGGGGGTGATCCGGTAGCCTTCGCGCTTTTCTTTCATAATTTTTCCACTTTTTTGGGGCGGCCGGGCATCTACCTTGAAGACCTCTTTGTCAAACCCGCCTACCGGGGCAAGGGGCTGGGAAAGTGCCTGCTTGCCTATCTGGGACACCTGGCCATAAAGAGGGGGTGCGGTCGCCTGGAGTGGTGGGTGCTGGACTGGAACACACCGGCCATCGATTTTTACAAGTCGCTGAAGGCGGTACCCATGGACGCGTGGACGGTTTTTCGCATAGCCGGCGAATCCTTGAACGAATTGAGCCGCACGTTCTCATCACCGGAATGA
- the yihA gene encoding ribosome biogenesis GTP-binding protein YihA/YsxC — translation MFTHITSAEFVTSAVKPSQYPPPEFPEIAFSGRSNVGKSSLINALVNRRNLVKTSRTPGRTQLINFFLIEGALSLVDLPGYGYARVPAAVKKKWGPMIETYLSTRSSLKGVVLIMDIRRTPGTEELNFIDWLDREHLASLLVVTKADKLSKAQQNNQRRVIAQTVRRRTEDLILFSAKTKQGKASVWQAIQRIAAGDKNG, via the coding sequence GTGTTTACACACATCACATCAGCCGAATTCGTCACCAGCGCCGTCAAACCGTCCCAGTACCCGCCGCCGGAATTTCCGGAAATTGCATTCTCCGGAAGGTCCAATGTGGGAAAATCATCCTTGATCAATGCCCTGGTCAACCGCCGCAACTTGGTAAAAACCAGCCGCACGCCGGGCCGCACGCAGTTGATTAATTTTTTTCTGATCGAGGGGGCCCTTTCCTTGGTGGATCTGCCGGGATACGGGTATGCCAGGGTACCGGCCGCCGTGAAAAAAAAATGGGGGCCCATGATCGAAACCTATCTGTCCACCCGCAGCTCACTGAAGGGAGTCGTTCTGATCATGGATATTCGCCGCACGCCCGGGACGGAGGAGTTGAACTTTATCGACTGGCTGGATAGAGAGCACCTTGCATCTCTTCTGGTTGTTACAAAAGCCGACAAGCTTTCGAAAGCGCAGCAGAACAATCAACGGCGGGTGATCGCCCAAACCGTTCGAAGGCGCACGGAAGACCTGATCCTGTTTTCCGCAAAAACCAAGCAGGGAAAAGCAAGCGTCTGGCAGGCCATTCAAAGAATCGCCGCGGGTGACAAAAATGGCTGA
- a CDS encoding pyridoxal phosphate-dependent aminotransferase codes for MVAKRAAQIKPFIVMDVLERACDLECRGEDIVHLEVGEPDFDTPNCVKKAAVAAIDEGFTHYTHSLGLLELREAIGEYYHRTYRVKVEPEQVLVTSGTSPAIFMLFAALLEAGDEVILSNPHYACYPNFIRFVQGEPVMVPVFEEDGFQYRPQAIEKKISPRTKAIFINSPSNPTGNLLSEKRMRAIAALGPYIVSDEIYHGLVYEGQAHSILEYTDRAFVLNGFSKLFAMTGLRLGYVIAPPEFIRPIQKIHQNFFISANAMVQKAGIAALREAGQDVRRMQATYDKRRRFMIQRLKELGFGITVEPTGAFYVFANARHIGDDSYALAFEILEKARVGVAPGIDFGSCGEGYLRFSYANSLENIAEGMRRLENYIDKKK; via the coding sequence ATGGTTGCCAAACGCGCCGCTCAAATAAAGCCTTTTATTGTTATGGATGTCCTCGAGAGAGCCTGCGACCTGGAATGCAGGGGCGAGGACATCGTTCACCTCGAAGTGGGCGAGCCGGATTTCGACACCCCGAATTGCGTCAAAAAAGCGGCTGTCGCCGCCATCGATGAGGGGTTTACCCATTACACCCACAGCCTGGGCCTTCTGGAGCTGCGTGAAGCGATCGGTGAATATTACCACCGGACCTACCGGGTGAAAGTCGAACCGGAGCAGGTTCTGGTGACGTCGGGAACGTCACCGGCGATCTTCATGCTGTTCGCCGCCCTGCTGGAAGCCGGCGACGAGGTCATCCTTTCGAATCCGCACTACGCCTGTTACCCCAATTTCATTCGCTTCGTACAGGGCGAACCCGTCATGGTGCCGGTATTCGAAGAGGACGGTTTTCAATATCGGCCGCAAGCGATCGAAAAAAAGATCTCACCCAGAACAAAGGCGATATTCATCAATTCGCCTTCCAACCCAACGGGCAATTTGTTGTCGGAAAAACGCATGCGGGCGATCGCGGCACTCGGGCCCTATATCGTATCCGACGAAATTTACCATGGGCTGGTATATGAAGGGCAGGCCCATTCCATCCTCGAATATACCGACAGGGCGTTCGTACTCAATGGGTTTTCAAAGCTTTTTGCCATGACCGGGCTCCGCCTGGGCTACGTGATCGCGCCGCCCGAGTTTATTCGCCCGATCCAGAAAATTCACCAGAACTTTTTTATTTCCGCCAACGCCATGGTGCAAAAAGCGGGTATCGCCGCCTTGAGAGAGGCCGGCCAAGATGTCCGGCGCATGCAGGCAACCTACGACAAACGACGACGATTCATGATTCAGCGGCTTAAGGAGTTGGGGTTCGGCATAACGGTCGAGCCGACCGGGGCCTTCTATGTTTTCGCCAACGCGCGACATATAGGCGACGACTCCTACGCCCTCGCTTTCGAGATACTTGAAAAAGCCCGTGTCGGCGTTGCCCCCGGGATCGATTTTGGATCCTGCGGTGAAGGATATCTGCGCTTTTCCTATGCCAATTCTCTGGAAAACATTGCCGAGGGCATGCGGCGTCTGGAAAACTATATCGACAAGAAAAAATAG
- a CDS encoding pirin family protein — MDRVRNIKTTFRSKPTIEGAGVHLKRAFGFSEAPALDPFLLLDDFHSDNPEHYIKGFPWHPHRGIETITYVLHGDIEHGDSMGNRGVIGSGDIQWMTAGSGVVHQEMPQGNARGLMWGFQLWANLPASQKMMAPRYRDIKAADIPEVKLDGGVRVKIICGEVNDVTGPVQDIVIEPQYLDIYIPAGKKYRHPVEPGHTLFVYVIQGSAFFSGDEAVRVHEETLVLFDDGDHVEADAGEEGLRFILVSGKPLKEPVAWRGPIVMNTQAELETAFREFREGTFIK; from the coding sequence GTGGACAGGGTAAGAAACATAAAAACGACCTTTAGAAGCAAACCCACCATCGAAGGCGCCGGGGTTCATCTCAAACGGGCCTTTGGTTTCAGCGAAGCGCCGGCGCTGGACCCTTTCCTTTTGTTGGATGATTTCCATTCCGACAACCCTGAGCACTATATCAAGGGGTTTCCCTGGCATCCCCATCGCGGCATCGAGACCATCACCTATGTGCTCCACGGGGATATCGAACATGGTGACAGCATGGGCAACCGGGGTGTTATCGGTTCGGGAGACATCCAGTGGATGACGGCCGGCAGTGGCGTGGTTCATCAGGAAATGCCCCAGGGCAACGCGCGCGGGTTGATGTGGGGGTTTCAGCTATGGGCCAACCTGCCCGCTTCTCAAAAAATGATGGCCCCACGGTACAGGGACATCAAGGCGGCGGACATCCCGGAAGTCAAGCTGGATGGCGGGGTCCGGGTAAAGATCATCTGTGGTGAGGTCAATGACGTCACAGGCCCCGTGCAGGACATCGTCATCGAACCGCAATACCTGGACATTTACATACCGGCCGGGAAGAAATACCGGCATCCGGTCGAACCGGGTCATACGCTGTTTGTGTATGTGATCCAAGGCAGCGCTTTTTTCAGCGGTGACGAAGCGGTGCGCGTTCATGAGGAAACCCTGGTGCTGTTCGACGACGGAGACCATGTGGAGGCGGATGCCGGAGAGGAGGGGCTGCGCTTTATTCTGGTTTCAGGAAAGCCGCTGAAAGAGCCGGTGGCCTGGCGCGGCCCCATTGTCATGAATACCCAGGCGGAACTGGAGACGGCCTTCAGGGAATTCCGGGAAGGCACCTTTATAAAATAA
- the hisG gene encoding ATP phosphoribosyltransferase: protein METQLKLGVPKGSLQSATIALFKRSGWKINVNGRSYFPEIDDDSISCAICRAQEMSRYVENGTLEAGLTGKDWIAENRSDVHVVSDLVYSKVSARPARWVLAVPYQSGINSIEELHGKKIATELVAYTRRYFEKKGIDVSVEFSWGATEAKVVSGLADAIVEVTETGSTIKAHGLRIIHELMQTNTQLIANHEAWKQPEKRAKIEQIALLLKGALRGEKLVGLKMNVPEAKLEKVISQLPSLNAPTIASLYQTNWFSVETVVNTSVVRDLIPELLTAGAEGIIEYPLNKVV from the coding sequence ATGGAAACCCAGTTAAAACTAGGCGTGCCCAAGGGCAGCCTGCAGAGTGCGACCATCGCCCTGTTCAAACGCTCCGGCTGGAAAATCAACGTAAACGGCCGGAGCTATTTTCCTGAAATCGACGACGACTCCATTTCGTGCGCTATATGCCGGGCGCAGGAAATGTCCCGCTACGTGGAAAACGGCACCCTGGAGGCGGGCCTGACCGGAAAAGACTGGATCGCCGAGAACCGGTCCGATGTGCATGTGGTGAGCGACCTGGTTTACTCAAAAGTGAGCGCACGTCCGGCCCGGTGGGTTCTGGCCGTTCCTTATCAGTCCGGCATCAATTCCATCGAGGAACTGCATGGAAAAAAGATCGCCACGGAACTGGTGGCGTATACTCGCAGGTATTTCGAAAAAAAAGGCATTGACGTCAGCGTCGAATTTTCCTGGGGGGCTACGGAGGCCAAGGTGGTTTCCGGTCTCGCCGATGCCATTGTCGAAGTGACGGAAACGGGCAGTACCATCAAGGCTCACGGCTTGCGCATCATCCACGAACTGATGCAGACCAACACCCAGCTTATCGCCAACCACGAAGCCTGGAAACAGCCTGAAAAAAGAGCAAAGATAGAACAAATCGCCCTGCTGCTCAAGGGGGCGCTGCGGGGGGAGAAACTGGTGGGCCTTAAAATGAATGTGCCCGAGGCCAAATTGGAAAAAGTGATCTCCCAACTCCCCAGCTTGAATGCACCGACCATCGCCTCATTGTATCAAACCAACTGGTTTTCCGTGGAAACCGTGGTCAACACCAGCGTTGTCAGGGACCTCATTCCCGAGCTTCTGACGGCCGGTGCCGAGGGAATCATCGAATACCCCCTCAACAAGGTCGTATAA
- the era gene encoding GTPase Era, with protein sequence MADEDFKSGFVAILGAPNVGKSTLLNRLLGRKISITSKKPQTTRNRILGILHREKSQLVFLDTPGVHRAKQPLNVRIVDVALSVLEDVDLILLVADATAPNPESEGILIKAVKNTRTTVILALNKIDLLKKSALLSQIDHWRKAYPFEAVIPISAKQGTQVEALTAAMEEGLPPGPPLFPEDALTDMPERFIAAELIREKAFRLTGQEIPYAVAVTVDRFIEKKGGGLIAIDATIHVERNSQKGILIGKKGSKLKQIGEDARKEIERMVGTRVFLKLFVRVQKNWSRDTKALRRFGY encoded by the coding sequence ATGGCTGACGAGGACTTCAAATCAGGATTCGTCGCCATACTGGGCGCACCCAACGTTGGGAAATCCACCCTTCTCAACCGGCTGCTTGGTCGAAAAATTTCCATTACTTCTAAAAAACCGCAGACCACCCGCAACCGCATTCTGGGTATCCTGCACCGCGAGAAGTCCCAGCTCGTGTTTCTCGACACGCCCGGTGTGCACCGGGCCAAACAACCGCTGAACGTCCGCATCGTCGACGTGGCGTTGTCCGTGCTGGAAGACGTGGACCTGATCCTGCTGGTAGCCGACGCAACGGCCCCTAATCCCGAGTCCGAAGGCATTTTGATCAAGGCTGTGAAAAACACCCGGACAACGGTGATACTGGCCCTCAACAAAATCGACCTGTTGAAAAAAAGCGCCCTGCTTTCACAAATAGACCACTGGCGGAAAGCCTACCCTTTCGAAGCGGTCATTCCCATATCAGCCAAACAGGGAACCCAAGTGGAGGCCTTGACAGCAGCCATGGAAGAGGGACTGCCTCCCGGCCCGCCGCTGTTCCCGGAAGATGCCCTCACGGACATGCCGGAACGGTTTATCGCCGCGGAACTGATTCGGGAAAAAGCCTTCCGCCTGACCGGTCAGGAAATTCCGTATGCCGTGGCCGTGACCGTGGACCGGTTCATCGAAAAAAAAGGGGGGGGCCTGATTGCCATCGACGCCACCATCCACGTTGAACGCAATTCGCAGAAAGGCATTTTGATCGGCAAAAAAGGCAGTAAACTCAAACAGATCGGAGAAGATGCCCGCAAGGAGATCGAACGCATGGTGGGCACCAGGGTTTTTCTGAAGCTTTTCGTCAGGGTTCAGAAGAATTGGAGCAGGGACACCAAGGCACTGCGACGCTTCGGCTACTAG
- a CDS encoding asparaginase domain-containing protein — protein sequence MFIKFLAAGGTIDKVYFDAKSDYQVGPPNILTVLDSLNLGFEYAVQSVMRKDSLDLTSQDRDIIHAAVAHEPADKIVITHGTDTMVATARSLADIKGKTVVLTGALEPALFKDSDAVFNIGCAIAAVQTLAPGIYIAMNGRIFPHDRVRKNVPLSRFEPTDPEKGGDG from the coding sequence GTGTTTATTAAATTTCTGGCAGCCGGTGGGACGATTGACAAGGTGTATTTCGATGCCAAAAGCGATTACCAGGTGGGTCCGCCGAACATTCTCACGGTGTTGGATAGTTTGAACCTGGGCTTCGAGTACGCCGTCCAGTCAGTAATGCGCAAGGACAGTTTGGACCTGACGTCGCAAGACAGAGACATCATCCACGCTGCCGTAGCTCATGAGCCGGCTGATAAGATCGTCATCACCCACGGTACGGACACCATGGTTGCAACCGCACGAAGCCTGGCGGATATAAAAGGCAAGACCGTGGTATTGACGGGCGCCCTGGAGCCGGCCCTGTTTAAAGACAGTGATGCTGTTTTCAATATCGGCTGTGCCATTGCCGCGGTCCAGACCCTTGCACCCGGGATTTACATTGCCATGAACGGCCGGATCTTTCCTCACGACCGGGTCCGCAAAAATGTGCCCCTTTCCCGTTTTGAACCGACTGATCCGGAAAAGGGCGGCGACGGCTGA
- a CDS encoding lytic transglycosylase domain-containing protein, whose translation MKNFLQHHVIIPALVAGIIALPAAVTVHQNYPLDKGRLAMASAVMSSKIADAYLPHPSKKPTVAVDRRPESKPKQPFERIINQAATTHKVDPALIKAIIMAESRYNPRAVSKRGAIGLMQLMPVTAKWLGVEDSFDPEENINGGVMYFRKLLDRFDGDIKLALAAYNAGSRYVRKYGGVPPFRQTQTYIFKVFKYQRQFRQESTKADKMA comes from the coding sequence ATGAAGAACTTTTTACAACACCACGTGATTATTCCCGCGCTGGTTGCAGGCATCATCGCCCTGCCCGCAGCCGTCACCGTTCATCAGAACTACCCGTTGGACAAAGGACGCCTTGCGATGGCCAGCGCGGTGATGAGTTCCAAGATTGCCGATGCATACCTTCCGCACCCATCGAAAAAACCAACGGTCGCAGTCGACCGGCGGCCGGAAAGCAAACCGAAGCAGCCCTTTGAACGGATTATCAACCAGGCCGCCACCACCCACAAAGTGGATCCTGCCCTGATAAAAGCCATTATCATGGCGGAATCCAGATACAACCCCAGGGCGGTATCGAAACGCGGCGCGATAGGGTTGATGCAGCTGATGCCGGTGACCGCGAAATGGCTGGGCGTGGAGGACAGCTTCGACCCGGAAGAGAACATCAACGGCGGCGTTATGTACTTTCGAAAACTGCTGGACCGCTTCGATGGCGACATCAAGCTTGCCCTGGCTGCCTACAATGCCGGCAGCCGCTATGTGCGCAAGTACGGCGGTGTTCCGCCGTTCCGGCAGACCCAGACCTATATTTTCAAGGTTTTCAAATACCAGCGGCAGTTTAGGCAGGAAAGCACAAAAGCCGATAAAATGGCCTAG
- a CDS encoding alpha/beta hydrolase encodes MTSKRVHFTGSSNHRLAGYLDLPEASAPVAYALFAHCFTCTKNLKSAAYLGRALKQEGVGVMRFDFTGLGESEGDFSETNFSSNVEDLVAASAFMASEFRAPDVLIGHSLGGAAMLQAAADIPSAKVVATIGTPADPGHVIRHLKDRMEEIQAKGEAVVDLGGRPFKIKKQFLDDLSRSRMAAAIENLNRALIIFHAPMDDTVGIENAAMIFQAARHPKTFVSLDKADHLLMDERDVGYVGNVIAAWIHRYLTGKAGHAD; translated from the coding sequence ATGACGTCAAAAAGAGTTCATTTCACGGGCAGCAGCAACCACAGGCTTGCCGGCTATTTAGACCTGCCGGAAGCATCGGCACCGGTTGCGTACGCGCTCTTTGCCCACTGTTTTACGTGTACGAAAAACCTAAAATCGGCCGCTTATCTTGGCCGGGCGTTAAAACAGGAGGGCGTCGGGGTCATGCGCTTCGATTTTACCGGCCTCGGTGAGAGCGAAGGGGATTTTTCGGAAACCAATTTTTCCTCCAATGTCGAGGACTTGGTGGCCGCCAGCGCATTTATGGCATCCGAATTCCGGGCGCCGGATGTTCTCATCGGACACTCCCTGGGCGGAGCGGCAATGCTGCAGGCGGCCGCCGACATTCCGTCGGCAAAAGTCGTGGCCACCATCGGAACGCCGGCGGATCCGGGGCACGTGATACGGCACTTGAAAGACCGTATGGAAGAGATTCAAGCAAAGGGCGAGGCGGTGGTGGACTTAGGGGGGCGTCCATTCAAGATCAAGAAGCAGTTTCTTGACGATTTGAGCCGCAGCCGCATGGCGGCGGCTATAGAGAACCTGAACCGGGCGCTGATCATTTTTCATGCCCCAATGGATGACACCGTGGGCATCGAGAATGCCGCCATGATTTTTCAGGCGGCCCGCCATCCCAAGACCTTCGTGTCCCTCGACAAGGCCGACCACCTGCTGATGGATGAGCGGGATGTCGGTTATGTGGGAAACGTGATTGCCGCCTGGATTCATCGGTATCTTACCGGAAAGGCAGGCCATGCCGACTAA
- a CDS encoding MGMT family protein, giving the protein MPPPTPKNFPPHGDSRYERVYELVGLIPAGQVATYGQIAGYIDRCTPRMVGFAMAATPEGRDIPWHRVINSRGMISIRANGERDMMQRLLLEAEGVHFDEQGRVDLDKAGWEGL; this is encoded by the coding sequence ATGCCGCCCCCAACACCGAAAAATTTTCCGCCGCATGGCGACAGTCGCTACGAGCGTGTCTATGAACTGGTAGGCCTGATTCCGGCTGGACAAGTGGCGACCTACGGACAGATTGCCGGCTACATCGATCGCTGTACGCCCAGAATGGTGGGCTTTGCCATGGCCGCCACCCCCGAAGGAAGGGATATCCCCTGGCACAGGGTCATCAACAGCCGGGGCATGATCAGCATCCGCGCCAACGGTGAAAGGGATATGATGCAGCGGCTTCTTCTTGAGGCGGAAGGGGTTCACTTCGATGAACAGGGGCGGGTGGACCTGGATAAGGCCGGGTGGGAGGGCCTATGA
- a CDS encoding YhdH/YhfP family quinone oxidoreductase: protein MKQKKFRAMVVDAPDSRSCSRSIQEKTVDELPEGDVLIRVHYSSLNYKDALSATCNRGVTRKYPHTPGIDAAGVVVESAGGTFAAGERVIVTSYDLGMNTPGGFGQYVRVPAEWVVPLPEGLSLRKSMAYGTAGFTAGMSVYEVTGRVGRTAGNILVTGASGGVGSLAVAILAKLGYPVVAASGKPGSAAFLTALGAREIVGRDAVLDAGGKPLLKSRWAGAVDTVGGDILSTVVKSMDVGGTVACCGNVAGANLDLTVFPFILRGVRLIGIDSQSCPMAHRLKIWEKLAGEWGVDMEDDLCREISLDQLDENIERILAGEQTGRVLVNLDR, encoded by the coding sequence ATGAAACAGAAAAAATTTCGCGCCATGGTCGTGGATGCACCGGATTCACGGAGCTGCAGTCGATCCATTCAGGAAAAGACTGTCGACGAGCTGCCCGAAGGCGATGTGCTTATTCGGGTCCACTATTCATCGCTGAACTACAAAGATGCCTTGTCCGCCACGTGCAACCGGGGGGTCACCCGAAAATATCCGCATACGCCCGGCATCGACGCCGCCGGCGTCGTAGTCGAAAGCGCCGGCGGCACCTTTGCCGCCGGAGAACGGGTGATCGTTACCAGCTATGACCTGGGAATGAATACCCCGGGCGGATTTGGGCAGTACGTGCGCGTTCCCGCGGAATGGGTGGTCCCGCTTCCCGAAGGCCTCAGTCTGCGAAAAAGCATGGCTTATGGGACGGCCGGCTTTACCGCCGGCATGTCCGTGTACGAGGTCACCGGCAGGGTGGGCAGGACGGCGGGCAACATACTGGTTACCGGTGCCAGCGGCGGGGTCGGCAGCCTGGCTGTGGCCATCCTGGCCAAGCTCGGTTATCCCGTGGTTGCCGCCAGCGGAAAACCGGGGAGTGCCGCCTTTCTGACCGCCCTCGGCGCCAGGGAGATCGTTGGGCGCGATGCCGTGTTGGATGCGGGCGGCAAACCCCTGCTGAAAAGTCGGTGGGCAGGGGCCGTCGACACCGTGGGGGGTGACATCCTATCGACCGTGGTGAAATCGATGGATGTCGGCGGGACGGTTGCCTGCTGTGGCAATGTCGCCGGGGCTAATCTTGACCTCACGGTTTTCCCGTTCATTCTGCGGGGGGTGCGCCTGATCGGCATCGATTCACAGAGTTGCCCCATGGCCCACCGGTTGAAGATTTGGGAAAAACTGGCCGGCGAGTGGGGGGTTGACATGGAAGACGACCTTTGCAGGGAGATTTCCCTTGACCAATTGGATGAGAATATTGAACGGATCCTGGCTGGAGAGCAGACAGGACGGGTACTGGTCAATCTCGATCGCTGA
- a CDS encoding amidohydrolase: protein MPTNSWSMHTLSAMEDAEGERVPGGAPAIVDAHVHVFPKTLFEAVWGWFGEHAWPIRYQMESEDLIQYLLSRGVAHVVALQYAHKGGIAVELNRYMAGLCRRFSGQVTGMATVFPGEPDSEAVLVEAFDMGLSGVKLHTHVQCFDMGSRELYAVCDICAREGKPMVIHAGREPVSPAYNCDPYQLCSAAKLEAILKTFPELKICVPHLGMNEFDAYGRLIETYDTLWLDTTMALGDFFPLDREIRLAELRTDRIMYGTDFPNIPYAWDRELKKLMAHSLAPEALSKILGENASAFYNIG, encoded by the coding sequence ATGCCGACTAATTCCTGGTCGATGCATACGCTTTCCGCCATGGAAGATGCTGAAGGTGAAAGGGTCCCTGGCGGTGCTCCCGCCATCGTGGATGCCCATGTGCACGTTTTTCCAAAAACCCTTTTCGAAGCCGTGTGGGGATGGTTCGGGGAACATGCCTGGCCCATCCGTTACCAGATGGAGTCCGAGGACCTGATCCAATACCTGTTGTCGCGGGGGGTTGCCCACGTGGTGGCCCTGCAGTATGCGCACAAAGGGGGCATCGCCGTAGAGTTGAACCGCTACATGGCAGGTTTGTGCCGGCGTTTTTCCGGCCAGGTGACCGGGATGGCCACGGTTTTTCCCGGCGAACCGGATAGCGAGGCCGTACTGGTGGAAGCGTTCGACATGGGCTTGTCGGGGGTGAAGCTGCACACGCATGTACAGTGCTTCGACATGGGCAGCAGGGAGCTGTATGCCGTCTGTGATATTTGCGCCCGGGAGGGTAAACCCATGGTGATTCATGCCGGCCGCGAACCGGTAAGCCCGGCCTATAATTGTGACCCCTATCAGTTGTGCAGCGCCGCCAAACTTGAAGCGATATTGAAAACATTTCCGGAGCTGAAAATCTGTGTGCCCCACCTGGGGATGAACGAGTTCGACGCCTATGGCCGGCTGATAGAGACATACGACACGCTGTGGCTGGATACGACCATGGCCCTTGGAGACTTTTTTCCTCTGGACCGGGAGATCCGCCTGGCTGAATTGCGCACGGACCGGATCATGTATGGAACGGATTTTCCCAATATTCCCTATGCCTGGGATCGGGAGTTGAAAAAGCTCATGGCGCATTCACTGGCGCCGGAAGCGCTATCTAAAATCCTGGGGGAAAATGCGTCGGCGTTTTACAATATTGGCTGA
- a CDS encoding ADP-ribosylglycohydrolase family protein has product MQDRIEAIVMGSFVADALALGAHWVYNTHVIDKKFGRVDDYYDPLTSHHKGKKAGEQTHYGDQMMVLLESVAAVSGFDLADFAGRWRRLFASYTGYVDRATQDTLQNLADGKDINSCGSASDELAGASRIAPLFLYYAQDIEALVGAAKAQTAFTHSPVDVIAAAELFARTTAAVLTGRDPLQAVETVVERHFKDSSIEMLVRSGLDSRETDTRRAIADFGQACSVEAALPGAMHLIARYANDFQAAIVENIMAGGDSSARGMLVAMVLGAYQGLSAIPAHWLKGLAARPRVEGMMGST; this is encoded by the coding sequence ATGCAAGATCGGATCGAAGCGATAGTAATGGGTTCTTTTGTCGCCGATGCCCTGGCGTTGGGGGCGCACTGGGTTTACAATACCCACGTCATTGACAAAAAGTTCGGCAGGGTCGACGACTATTACGATCCGCTGACATCGCATCACAAGGGAAAAAAGGCCGGCGAGCAGACCCACTATGGCGACCAGATGATGGTGTTGCTGGAATCCGTGGCAGCGGTTTCCGGGTTTGATCTGGCGGATTTTGCCGGGCGCTGGCGCCGCTTGTTCGCATCCTACACCGGGTATGTCGATCGTGCCACCCAGGACACGCTGCAAAACCTGGCCGACGGGAAGGATATCAACAGCTGTGGTTCCGCATCCGACGAGCTGGCCGGCGCCTCCAGAATAGCCCCCCTGTTTCTCTATTATGCGCAGGATATTGAAGCCCTGGTCGGGGCGGCAAAGGCACAGACCGCCTTTACCCACAGCCCTGTCGACGTGATCGCTGCGGCCGAACTCTTCGCCCGCACCACGGCTGCCGTTCTGACAGGAAGGGATCCTCTGCAGGCCGTGGAAACCGTTGTCGAACGTCATTTTAAAGACAGCTCCATCGAAATGCTGGTCAGAAGCGGGCTGGACAGCCGGGAAACAGACACACGCCGGGCGATTGCCGATTTCGGACAGGCCTGCAGCGTCGAGGCGGCCTTGCCGGGTGCCATGCACCTCATCGCCCGTTATGCGAACGACTTTCAAGCGGCTATCGTTGAGAATATCATGGCCGGCGGCGATTCCTCCGCCCGCGGCATGTTGGTGGCCATGGTCCTGGGGGCGTACCAGGGGCTTTCGGCCATTCCCGCTCACTGGCTGAAGGGGTTGGCAGCGAGGCCGCGTGTCGAAGGGATGATGGGAAGCACATGA
- a CDS encoding CGGC domain-containing protein, translating into MQEKSYIVVVQCDIVMERCSGFLCEHAFNNRTGGFASYAPEKPYRTLYVTCGGCCGRAVHRKLSDLVRMLKKVEKVSKKEIVVHLASCITKDNYHALPCPHLDYLKSLIRNKLSLDLVEDTYISENSETLRRKGTYRQ; encoded by the coding sequence ATGCAGGAAAAAAGCTATATCGTGGTAGTTCAATGCGACATCGTCATGGAACGGTGTTCCGGGTTTTTATGTGAACACGCTTTCAATAACCGCACGGGCGGTTTTGCCTCCTACGCGCCGGAAAAGCCGTACCGCACCCTCTACGTGACGTGCGGCGGGTGCTGCGGCCGGGCGGTGCACCGCAAGCTCAGCGATCTTGTTCGAATGTTGAAAAAGGTGGAAAAGGTGTCCAAAAAGGAGATCGTCGTCCACCTGGCTTCATGTATCACCAAGGACAATTACCATGCGTTGCCGTGCCCGCACCTGGACTACCTGAAGTCCCTTATCAGGAACAAGCTGTCTCTCGATCTGGTGGAAGATACCTACATCAGCGAAAATTCGGAAACGTTGCGGCGTAAGGGCACCTACCGGCAATAG